The Amycolatopsis sp. NBC_01480 genome segment ACCAGGACGCGGTGGTCGCGGCGAGTGCGAGCGCGGTCCCGCCGGCCAGCAGCCAGGTCGCGACCTTGACCCGGGAGAGGGTCAGCCGGCCGAGGAAGATGCCGGCGCACAGGTAGGCCATCCACGGCAGCGCGGGGTATTCGCCGGTGATGGACAGCTCGGAGAGCAGGTCCAGCGGATGGTCCAGCAGGTAGCCGAGCGTCGGGTTCAGCAGCGTGGCCTCCGGCAGCCGCGCGAGCAGGAAGTGGCTGAGCACCGGCACCCCGCCGGCGACGACGGCGCCGGTCATCGCGACCGCCCAGGTCGGCAGGAACACCACCGGGATCGCCAGCAGGAACATCACCGCGTAGTACGGCAGGATCACCGCGCCCAGCGACGCGTCGGTGTAGCCCAGCGCCAGCCCGATCGCGAGGATCGCCATCGCGCGGGCGGCCAGCGCGGCGATGGTCGGCAGCCCGTTGGCGGCGCGCACCCGGCGGCGGCCGGTCATGAACGCGATGCCGACCCCGGCCAGCACCGCGAACGTCGCCGCCGCGCGGCCGCCGAAAATAGCGAACGACAGGGTCGGGTGCCCCTGGGCGTCGGACTCGTACAGCGAGTGCACCGCCATCATGCCGAGCAGCGCGACGCCGCGGGTGGCGTCGACCCCGGCGAGCCGGGCCTTCACCGGCCGCTCGCCATCACGGCGTCGACCAGCTCGTGCGCCGCGGCCTGCCCGGGCGCGGGCACGG includes the following:
- a CDS encoding heparan-alpha-glucosaminide N-acetyltransferase domain-containing protein, coding for MKARLAGVDATRGVALLGMMAVHSLYESDAQGHPTLSFAIFGGRAAATFAVLAGVGIAFMTGRRRVRAANGLPTIAALAARAMAILAIGLALGYTDASLGAVILPYYAVMFLLAIPVVFLPTWAVAMTGAVVAGGVPVLSHFLLARLPEATLLNPTLGYLLDHPLDLLSELSITGEYPALPWMAYLCAGIFLGRLTLSRVKVATWLLAGGTALALAATTASWLLLNHYGGLTQILATIPQSTLTAPETQEMLALGGDGTVPTVTWWWLAVDAPHTSTTPDLLGTIGAAVALLGLMLLAGHVTAKWPRRIIAAVQKPLAAAGSMTLTLYTAHIMFLNSDYDVYSADTGYLVQAVAVLLIGLAWRATAGRGPLEALVAVFSSRARRLAESGWRLPRLRREPAGEGA